The genomic region GCCACAGGTCGTAGGAGAACACCGCGTTGAACGCGGAGATGTTGGCCGCCATGCCGGCCATGAACGCCGCGAGCAGGCCGGTGATCGCCAGGCCGAGCAACCCGTTGGGCAACAGGTCGCGCATCAAGTAGAGCAACGAGTCGTTGAGCTTGACGGTGCCGCTGGCGCCGCCCTCGACGGTCTCACCGGCCTTGGTCTGGGCGATCTCGGTGACGAGCACCGCCGCGATCATGCCGGGCAGGATCGTGATGAACGGGACGAACATCTTCGGGAAGGCGCCGATGATCGGCGTCTTGCGCGCCGAGCTGATCGAGTCCGAGGCCATCGCGCGCTGGACCTCGACGAAGTTCGTCGTCCAGTAGCCGAAGGACAGCACGAAGCCGAGACCGAAGACGATGCCGATGACCGAGAGGAAGCTGGAGTCGAAGCCGGTGAGCGCGTTGCCGGGCCAGGAGTTCAGCTGCTCGGCCGCCGAGGCGGAGCCGCCGGTGCCGGCGTTCTCGGTGATCTTGTCCTTCAGCCCGCCCCAGCCGCCGACGCGGTCCAGGCCGATGAGGGTCAGCGGCAGCAGCGCGGCCACGATCACGAAGAACTGCAGCACCTCGTTGTAGATCGCCGCGCTCAGTCCGCCCAGGGTGATGTAGGAGAGCACCACGATCGCGGCCACCAGCAGCGCCACGATCAGGTCCCAGCCGAGCAGCGCCTGGATGATCGTGCCGAGCAGGTAGAGGTTGATGCCGGCGATCAGGAGCTGGGCGACCGCGAAGGACAGCGAGTTGACCAGGTGGGCGCCGGTGCCGAAGCGGCGGTACATGAACTCCGGGACCGAGCGGACCTTGGACCCGTAGTAGAACGGCATCATCACGACGCCGAGGAACAGCATCGCCGGGATCGCGCCCACCCAGAAGTAGTGGACCGCCGGCAGGCCGTACTCCGCACCGTTGGCGGACATGCCCATGATCTCCACGGCGCCGAGGTTGGCCGAGATGAACGCCAGGCCGGTCACCCACGCCGGGAGCGAGCGCCCCGAGAGGAAGAAGTCCACCGAGTCCGACACCTGGCGCCGGGCGAGCACGCCGATGCCGATGACGACGGCGAAGTACAGCGCGATGACCAGGTAGTCGACGGGCTGGGCATCGATCAGGGTCCCTGCCGCGGTCGGAGCATCCATCAGCCAACGCCTCTCTGCGCGTGCCCCGCACGACCCGTGCGCGCGATGAGCATCAGGTCGGGTGCCCGTTCGTCCGAGGGAGCAAACCGACGGGTGACGGGCCGCACAAGACCCGGCACGGCGCCCATCGACGGCACGTCGACGTCAGCACGACATCACCAGACCCTTGACCTGACATCATCGTGGTGTCACCGTGGTGCGTATGGACATCACGCCGTACGTCGAGAGCCTGCGCCGCGACCTGGCCGCCGCGGCGGCCACGGGCGATGAGGAGGTACGCCGCGCGGCCGAGCGCCTCGGCCACGCACTCGACCCCGCGGCCCGGCTGGCGATCATGGAGGCGGTCTCCCAGGCGGCCAGCGAGATCACCGCGGAGATGCCCGCCGGCGGGGTGGACGTGCGCCTCGACGGGCGCGAGCTCGCGTTCGTGGTGGACTCCCTCCCGCCGGCCCCCCCGACCCCTCCGACCCCGCCCGCACCCCCGGCCGCGGGCGCGGGCGCGGAGGACGAGGAGGAGGACAGCGTCGCCCGGATCACGCTGCGGATGCCCGAATCGGTGAAGGCCCGGGCTGAGGAGCTCGCGGCCAGGTCCGGTCAGTCGCTCAACGCCTGGCTGGTGCAGGCGATCCGCGCCGCCACCCAGGAGCACGCCGTCAACGTCGACATCGACCTCTCCAGCATCCCCTTCCTCGGCTCCGACCCGCTGGGTCTGGGCCGCCCCGGCAACCGTCGGATGACCGGTTGGCTCTGAGCCCGAGCACCAGAAGGCATCGGCCGTACGAGGAGACACCATGAGCATCGTCCGCACCCACGACCTCCCGACCCCCGACCCGGTCGACCTCCTCGTCGAGCTCCGTCACGGCCGCATCGAGCTCACCGCGACGCAGACCGACGTGACCCGGGTCCGGGTCATCGGCGCCGACGCCCCGGCCACCACCGTGGTGCAGCGCGGGGACCGGATCGAGGTGCTCGCCCCGCAGCACCGCTCCGGCTTCCTCGGCGGCGCCGAGGCCGACCTGGTCGTCGAGGTCGAGCTGCCGACGGCGAGCAACGCGGCACTGCGTACCGCCTCCGCCGGCGTCAGCGTGGCCGGGTCGCTGGCCAGCCTCCAGGTCCGCACCGGCTCCGGGCAGGTGCGGGTCGAGGAGCTCACCGGGCCCGCACAGATCGAGAGCGGGTCGGGCACCGTGCGCATCGAGCGCGCGCTCGCCGACCTCCGCGTGAAGAGCGGATCCGGTGACGTCGTCCTGGGTTGCAGCACCGGCGCGATGACGACCTCCACCGGGTCCGGCGACGTCGTGATCGGCGAGCTCGAGGGCGCCGGCGTCGTCAAGACCGGCACCGGCGACCTGCGGATCCGCACACTGGCCGCCGACGTCACCCTCACCACCGGCAGCGGGGACCTCACGGTCGCCACGGCCACCCGCGGCCGGCTGCGGAGCACCGGCGCGTCCGGCGACGTGCGCGTCGGCGTACCCGACGGCGTCGCGGTGTGGACCGACGTCACCACGATCAGCGGCACCGTCCGCTCCGACCTCGCGGGCACCGGCGCCCCCGCCGAGGGTCAGGACCACATCGAGCTGCGCGCCACCACCGTCAGCGGCGACATCGTCGTGGTGCCGGCCTGACGCGTCACCCGTCCCGGGCCGAGACGGCCCCCGCACCCGAGGAGCACCCCATGAGCGAGTTCCGTCCCCTCATCGAGGAGCAGGCACGCCACCAGATCGACGAGCGGATCGCCCGGGCCTCCAGCCCGCGTGTCCCGCGCCTGCCCCGGCGTCACCGCCTCGCGGCCGGTCTGCGCCGGGTCGCGGATCGTCTCGAGAACTGAAGCCGGGTCAGGACTTCATGGCGACGCCGTGGCGCCAGTAGCCCATGAAGGCCACCTGGCGGCGGTCGAAGCCGTGGTCCTTGACCAGCGCGCGGCGCAGCCCGGTGACCATGCGCGACTCCCCCGCGATCCACAGGTAGAGCCCGTCGCGGACGTCGGCCTCCCCCAGCACCGCCGGGTCGAGCACCGCCTCGCCGGAGGAGGAGTACGTCGGGGTCTCCCACAGGTCGGGGTCGACCTCGTCCTCGGCGACCTCCGCCACCGCGGTCTCCGCGGCCTCGGCGAGCCCGAGGTGCTCGAGCACCGCGAGGTGCAGGCGGGAGCCGAGCGGGGCGCCCTCGCGGGGCAGCCAGACGATCTGGACGCCCTCGGGGTGCACCACCGAGAGGATGTCCCCGATCCGGGGGACCTCGAGGAAGGCGGCACCCTGGGCCTCGGGCGGCAGCTGGGCCAGGATCGCGGTGATCGCGGGGACCGCGGTCTCGTCGCCGGCCAGCAGCACCCGCGACGCGGCCCCGGGCACGAACTCGATGCCGCCGAACTGCTGGCCACGGCGCGGCGCCAGCACCACTGCCCGGTCGCCCACGCGCGCGGCGGCGGCCCAGGCCGCACCCGGCCCGGACTCGCCGTCCTCGTGCAGCACGATGTCCACGACGATCCGGGTGTCGGCGCCCTGGCCGCGGACCTCGCGGATCGTGTAGGTCCGCATCACCCCGCGTTCCTCGACCGGCCGCTCCAGCCAGGCGGCGTACCACCCGGCGTCGGCGTCCTCGAAGCTCGGCAGCGGCGCGCCCGGGGCGTGCGGGACGATCAACTTGAAGCGCTGGTCCCACCACGGACCGTCGACCCCGAGCTCGGCCAGCGCGGGGCTGCCGAGCTCGAGACGCACGAAGCTGGGCGAGATCCGGTCCACGCGACGCACCTCGACCTCCTCCAGAAGCATGGGGAGGGCGTGCGTGGGTGTGGCGGTCATCGGGTTCCCGTCGTTGGCGTTAGGCAAACCTAACCTTACGCCCGCAGGTGGTCCCTCGCAGCCGGGCGATCAGATCGGCGTGCGGTGGAAGTTCTGGAAGGAGCGCGACGGGGTGGGACCGCGCTGGCCCTGGTAGCGCGAGCCGTACTTCGCCGAGCCGTAGGGGTGCTCCGAGGGCGAGGTCAGCCGGAAGAAGCAGAACTGGCCGATCTTCATCCCCGGGTAGAGCTTGATCGGCAGCGTGGCGACGTTGGCCAGCTCCAACGTGACGTGGCCGGAGAAACCCGGGTCGACGAAGCCGGCGGTGGCGTGGGTGAGCAGGCCGAGACGGCCCAGGGAGGACTTGCCCTCCACCCGGGCCGCGACGTCGTCGGGGAGGGTCAGCACCTCGTAGGTGGAGCCGAGCACGAACTCGCCGGGGTGCAGGATGAACGGCTCGTCGCCCTCCGGCTCGACCTCGCGGGTCAGGTCGCTCTGGTCCGCGGCGGGGTCGATGTGGGGGTATCGGTGGTTCTCGAACACCCGGAAGAACCGGTCCAGCCGCACGTCCACCGACGACGGCTGCAGCATCGCCGGGTCCCAGGGGTCGAGCGCGACCCGTCCGGACACGATCTCGGCGGTGATGTCGCGATCAGAGAGCAGCACGCGCTCAACCTACCGGCAGCGAGATCGACGGCGGGAGGTCCGCGCCCATCTGGGACGATCGCGCGGTGAGTCTCTCCCGTCAGGTACGCCGCGCCTCCCTCACCGGACTCCTGGCGGTGGCCAGCGTCGCGCTGGTCAACCTCACCCTGCTCGGTTATCTCGCCGCCGTCGTGAACCCCGCCATCGACAAGATCGGCACCGGCGCACGGGCCGAGCGGACGAAGCACATGGCGATGATCGACCAGGAGACCGGGCTGCGCGCCTACCTGATCACCGGCGACCGCGAGATGCTCGACGTCTACTTCGTGGCCCGTCAGGAGCTCGCCGGTCGCCTGGCGACCGCCCGGGAGGCCTTCGAGGACGAGGCCGAGCTCCCGGCGCTGCTGGATGAGCAGGAGGAGCGGATCCGGCGCTGGACCACCGAGTGGGCGCAGCCGGCGATGGCCCGCGGCGCGACGTTCAGCCGCAGCGCCGTGGACGCTGAACGCCGCCAGTTCGTGCGCGATGGCCAGACGCTGTTCGACGACTACCGCGACGCCTACCAGGAGGTCCAGGAGGCCGCCGACGCCCGCCGCGAGAGCCTGGACGCCCACCGCCAGGAGGTCATCCAGGTGGCGCTGGTCGCCGAGGTGCTGCTGCTGGTCGGCGGTGTGCTGATGATGGCTGTGCAACGGCGGCGACTGGTCGGTTCGGTGGTCGCCCCCGTCGACCAGCTGCTCACCCAGATCCGCACCCTCGGCCGGGGCGACCTCACCGCCCGCAACGAGGTCGCGCACCCCCGAGAGCTGAGCGCCATCGGCGAGGGGCTCGACGAGATGGCCGACGCGCTGAGCGCCGCGCGCGAGGACACCCGGCGTCACGAGGCCGAGCTGATCGAGGCCCGGCGTACCGCCGAGGGGGCGAACACCGCCAAGTCGGCGTTCCTGGCCACGATGAGCCACGAGATCCGCACCCCGATGAACGCCGTCATCGGCATGTCCGAGCTGCTGCTCGACACCGACCTCGCCGCAGACCAGCGCGAGTACGCCGAGACCGTCCGCAACAGCGGGTCGACGCTGCTGGCGATCATCAACGACGTCCTGGACTTCTCCAAGATCGAGGCCGGCGAGCTCGAGCTCGAGCATCACCCGTTCGTGCTGCGCGACTGCGTCGAGAGCTGCCTGGACCTGGTGGCGGCGCAGGCCAGCGCCAAGGGCCTCGACCTGGTCGCCCACATCGACCCGGCGGTGCCGCCGGTGGTCGTGGGCGACGTGACCCGGCTGCGTCAGGTACTGGCCAACCTGGTCGGCAACGCGGTGAAGTTCACCGCGGCCGGCGAGGTGCTCGTCTCGGTCGCGCCGGCCACCGGTCCCAGCTCCGGTTCGGGTTCGTGCGTCCTCGCCTTCGCGGTGTGCGACACCGGCGACGGCATCCCGGCCGACCGGATGGACAGGCTGTTCCGCTCCTTCTCCCAGGTCGACTCCAGCACCACCCGCGTGTACGGCGGCACCGGTCTCGGCCTGGCGATCAGCCAGCGCCTCGTGGACGCCATGGGCGGTCGCATCGACGTGACCAGCGAGGTCGGGGTCGGCTCGACGTTCACCGTGGTGGTGCCGCTCGAGCGCGGCGAGGAGCAGGAGGACCGGGTGCGGGTGGCACCGGCGGAGCTGCCGGGCCGCCGCGCGCTCGTCGTCGACGACAACGCCACGAACCGGCGCATCCTGCGCGCCCAGCTGGAGTCGTGGGGCATGCACGTGGTCGACGAGGAGTCGCCGGTCGAGGCGCTCGTCGCCGCCGCCGAGCGGGTGCCCGACGTCGCGATCCTCGACATGCACATGCCCGACCTCGACGGCGTGGCGCTCGCCACCGGGCTGCGGGCGACCGCCGGCTGGGAGGACGTCCCGCTGGTGCTGCTCACCTCGCTCGGTGACCGGATCCCGGGCGCGGCCGAGCTCGGCCTGGTGCACCTCACCAAGCCGGTCAAGGCCGTCGCGCTGCGCAGCACCGTGGCCAGCAGCCTGGGCGGGCGGATCTCCGAGGCCGAGCGCCCCGAGCACCAGCCGATCGGCCGGCTGCGGGTGCTGCTCGCCGAGGACAACCCGGTGAACCAGCGCGTGGCCGGCCTGATGCTCGAGCGGCTCGGCCAGCGCCCGGTGATCGTCGCCAACGGCCAGGAGGCGCTCGAGGCCGTGCGCACCGCGCCGTACGACCTGGTGCTGATGGACGTGCAGATGCCGGTGATGGACGGTCATGAGGCGACCCGCCGGATCCGCGCCGAGCTGCCGCCCGAGGACCAGCCCCGGATCGTCGCGCTGAGCGCCAACGCGCTGGTCGAGCAGCGCGAGGACAGCCTCCTCGCCGGGATGGACGCCCACCTCGCCAAGCCGGTGCGCTCCGAGGAGCTCGCCGAGGAGCTGCGTCGTACGCCGCGGCGCGGGGGCCCGGCACCCGAGCGACCGGAGGAGCCGGCCCCGGCGGCCACCGCCGCGGCCGCCCCGACCGAGGCGGCGCTGCTCGCCGCCGTCGACCCGATGGTGCTCGAGGCGCTGCTGCGCCACCTGGGCGACAGCGGTCCGGCCCTCGCCGAGTCGTTGATCTCCGCGTGGCGCACCGACGCCGAGCAGCAGGTCGAGCTCCTGTGCCGGGCAGCCGCGGACGAGGACCGCGCCGGCGCCGCCGCCGTCGCGCACAGCCTGAAGTCCGCCAGCGCGGCCGTGGGTGCCGTGCGCCTGGCCGCGGCCTGCGCGGAGCTGGAGCGCGACCTCGCCGACGGCGCGCCGGTGGACCTGCGCCGGGCCGCTGACCGGGTCTGCGCCGAGGTGGACGCCGCCCGGGTGGCGTTCACTCGCTGAGGTCGTCCCCGCCCTCGTAGAGCCCCACGACGGCGTCACCCTCGACCACCTTCACCGGCATCCCGGCGATCTCGGCGAAGCGCTGCTGGAGCTCGGCCCGGCGTGTCTCCTCGAGCGGCGCAGCCACGCCGACGACCATTCCGCTCAGGTCGCCGCACGCGCCGGTCGAGGTCAGCTCCACGTCGGGCATCCGCTGGGCGCGCTCCCACAGCGTCACAGAGGCGTCGTGGACGTCCAGGCCCGACCACCGCACCTCGTCCACGATCACCCGCACACCACCGGCCTGCTCCCCCGCCAGCGCCTGCACCTCGGGCGGCGCCGGGGCGCGCCAGGACACCACCACCGCGCCGGCGTCCTTCCACAACGCGATGCCCGCGTTCCCGGACAGCCCGTCGGTCTCGCGGCGCACCAGGCCGGCGACCGGGAGGATCGCCTGTTCCAGGACGCGGTCCACCTGGGCGGCGACGTCCAGGCGCTGCGACCACGGCGCCACCAGCGCCACACGGTGCTCCGGCAGCTGCTGCTCGGCGAGCCCGACGTTGCCCTGCACCAGCGCGACCACCCCCAGCGCGGTGGGCTCGGCGTGGCGCACCGTCCACACGTTGCGCACCAGCCCGCGCACCTCCGTGACCACCCGCTCCTGCTCGGCCAGGTCCGGGATCGGCGCCGGGTCGCGGAAGACCCGGTGCCCCAGCGGGCAGTCGAACACCGCGGCCCCCTCGGCCCCGTCGGCCGGTGCGGTCGCGGGGTTCGACGGGCCAGACCCCTCGGGGCCGTCGGGGCCGCTCGGCAGCACCGTGGCCGCCAGGGCCACGCCCACGACCACGGCGCCGGCCCCGGCCGCGACCGCAGCCGCGCGCAACCGACGTCGGCGCCGCACCCCTCGTCGTACGACGGAGCCGGCAGCGGCCGTGGGCCGGGCCGCCGCGGCGACGGCAGTCAACGGCGCTCGCAGGGCGTCCTCGGTCCTGCTCTCGTCCCGGGGCTCGTCCATCACTCCACCTCCATGCGTTCCTCGGCCGCCTCGCGCAGCCGGGCCAGGCCTCGGGACAGGTGGCTTCGCGCGGTGCCCTCGGAGCAACGGAGCCGCGCGGCGATCTCGGCGTGCTCGAGGTCCTCGAGCACGCGCAGCACGACCGCGGCGCGCTGGTGGGGGCTCAGCCCGGCCAGCGCCGTGAGCAGCCACGGGTCGAGCTCCTCGACGATGACCACCGGAGCCGCTCGCTCGGGCAGCAGGCCAGGGAGCAGCTCGCGGCACAGCCGACGGGCGCGGTCCACCCGCAGCCGCACCAGCGTGGTGCGGGCGTAGCCGCCGGGGTTCTGGTCGGCCAGGCGGCGCCACCGGACCCCGACACGCACGAGCGCCTCCTGCACCAGGTCCCAGGCGTCGTGCGGGTTGCCGGTCAGCGCGTGGGCGAGCCCGAGCAGCCGCGGCGTCTCCGCCTCGACGAACTCCTCGAACCCGTCCATCCGCCCACCCTCCCCGTGTGTCCGGCCCGCGTGTCCGGCCGCCGCTGTGGCCCATCCGACACCCTCCCAACGCCCGGCGGGGCCGCAACGTTGAGACCGTGGAGCCGGTCGGCAAGATGGGGTCATGTCCTTCCGCCGCTACGTCGCCCTGGGCGACTCCTTCACCGAAGGTGTCGGTGACCCCGACCCGACCCGCCCCAACGGCCTGCGCGGCTGGGCCGACCGGACCGCCGAGGTGCTCGCGGCGCGGGCGGAGGCCGAGGGCCACGACTTCGGCTACGCCAACCTGGCGATCCGCGGCCGCAAGCTGCTGGGGATCATCGAGGAGCAGGTGGAACCGGCGATCGCGCTCGAGCCGGACCTGATCACGATCTACGCCGGCGCCAACGACATCGTGCGCCCCAAGGTGGACCTCGACGCCCTCGCCACGGCGTACGACGAGGCGGTGGGCCGGCTCGCGGCGACCGGCGCGCGGCTGGTGCTGTTCACGGCGTTCGACCCGGGCGCGAACGGCATCTACGCCCCGATCCGCGGCCGGTTCGCGCTCTACAACGAGCACGTGCGGATGATCGCGGAGACCCACGGCGCGGTCGTGGCGGACTCCTGGCGGGTCTCCCAGCTGCTGCCCGAGGGCGTGCTCGCCCACGACCCGCGGCTGTGGGACGTGGACCGGATGCACCTCGGCCCGGCCGGGCACCAGATCGTGGCGGCGATGCTGCTCGACGCCCTCGGCGTGGAGCACGACCTCGCCCCGCTCCCGCTGCCGGACCTCGACGAGGTCTCCCGCGGTGAGCGGCTGCGCGCCGACGCCCGCTGGGCGAAGGAGTTCCTCGCGCCGTGGATCCACCGCCGGCTCACCGGCCGCTCCTCCGGCGACACCATCGAGCCCAAGCACCCGGACTTCGTGCGGGTCGGTGCCACAGGTCTCGGCGACGCCGTATAAGGTGTCGACGACCCGGTGCTCCGGGTCGTGCGGATGTAGCTCAGTTGGTAGAGCGCGACCTTCCCAAGGTCGATGTCGCGAGTTCGAGTCTCGTCATCCGCTCCAGTTCTCCCCCACAGGGCCCGACCGGGCCCCGCGCCCGCCCTCCCGGCCCGCTTTCGTAGGGTGATCGGCGTGAGCGAGTTCGCTGGTTTCCCCGTCGCCGCCCTGGACTTCTACGACGACCTGGAGCTCGACAACACCCGGTCGTTCTGGGAGGCCCACAAGCAGGTCTACCTCGACGCCGTGCGGGCGCCGATGGAGGCGCTGTGCGCCGCCCTGGAGCCGGAGTTCGGCGCGGCGAAGATCTTCCGGCCCTACCGCGACGTGCGCTTCCGCAAGGACAAGACGCCGTACAAGACCCACCAGGGCGCGTTCGTGGCGGTCGGCGCCTCGACCGGGTGGTACGTCCAGATCTCCCCGCGCGGCGTCAGCACCGAGGGCGGCTTCTACCGCGCCACCCCCGAGCACCTGGCCCGGATCCGCAGCGCGATCGACGAGACGCGCACCGGTACCGAGCTGGAGCAGATCGTCGCCGCACTGCGCAGCGAGGGCTGGGAGGTCGGCGGCGACCGGCTGAAGACGACGCCGCGCGGCTACGACGCCGACCACCCGCGCATCGACCTGCTGCGGCACCGCTCGCTGAGCGCCGTCCACGACATCGGGTTCGGGCCGGTCGTGCACACCGGCGAGCTCCTCGACGTCGTCCGCGCGGACTGGGCGCGACTGCGCCCGCTGGTCGAGTGGGTGGCGCGCTACACCGACTGAGGCCGCACCGAGCCGGCCGGGCTCAGGGGCGGGTGAAGCTCGCCATCGTCCGCTCGGGCTCCCAGAAGGCGCGCATCGAGGTGACCCGGCCGTCGCCGTCGATGACGTAGACGGTGATCAGGTCGGTCGTGGTGTGACTGCCGTCGGCGAACGACGTGCGGATCGACGCGAGGTTGGCGCAGGTGTTGCTGCCGGGGTTGGCGAACGACTCGGTGACGGTGAACTCGAAGCGGTCGATCGGCGCGATCGCGGTCTCCCAGAACTTCCGCAGTCCGGCGTGCCCGTGGTGCCCGCGGCCCTCGGGGTCGAACATCGAGGGGCCGACCGGGTCCTCGAGCACGGCGTCCTCGGCGTACACCGTCAGCCATTCCTCGAGGTCGCCCTTCGCGACCGCGGAGAACGAGCGCTGCGAGGCCAGCCGCGCTGGGTGCGGGTCGGTCGCGGCCAGCCAGGTGAGCGCGTCGCTGGTGATGCCCTCGGTCGTCATGTCCGGGAGCCTAGAACTGAAACACGTTCTCGTGAAGGGGTTCTCGCCGAGTCGGCGCCCAGGGTGGCGCGTCAGTGCGGCTGCCAGGCGTCCTCGTCGGCAGTGCGGGAGGTGACCGCCTCGGGGAGCCGGCCGTCGGCGAGCTGCTGGATCGAGACCTGCTCGAAGACGTCGCGCAGGGAGTGGCGCGCGGCGATCCAGACGTGCTGGAGCACGTCGGCGGCCTCGTTGTAGGTGACCGCCTCGGGACGCAGGCCGTAGACCGAGACCAGCGGGCCGTCGACGGCGCGGATCACGTCGGCGACGGAGACGTCGGCGGCGGGGCGGGCCATCCGCCAACCGCCGGACTGACCGCGCTGGGAGATCACCACGCCGGCGCGGCGCAGGTCGGCGAGGATCGCCTGGAGGAACCCGTGCGGGATCTCCTGGAGGCGCCCGAGCTCCTCGGCACTGATGGCGCGACCGTCAGGACGCGCCGCCATCTCGATCAGCGCACGCAGGGCGTAGTCGGACTTGGCGGAAACACGCATGGGTCCAGTGTGTCAGAAATGTCGATGGACCCAGTCGACGATCCCCCGGCTGGCCTCGATGGATGCCGGGGGCTCGTCGCTCAGACCGTCGGCAGGACGGAGTCGGCGGGGTCGACAGCGTCACCATCGTGCCCGGAGAGGCGGGCCAGCTCGGCCTCGGCGGCGCGGGCCGCGCGCTCCTGGCGCACCGCCCAGACGATGCCGGAGATCCACGCGACGACCAGGACGATCA from Nocardioides sp. dk884 harbors:
- a CDS encoding RrF2 family transcriptional regulator; the protein is MRVSAKSDYALRALIEMAARPDGRAISAEELGRLQEIPHGFLQAILADLRRAGVVISQRGQSGGWRMARPAADVSVADVIRAVDGPLVSVYGLRPEAVTYNEAADVLQHVWIAARHSLRDVFEQVSIQQLADGRLPEAVTSRTADEDAWQPH